In one window of Lewinella sp. 4G2 DNA:
- a CDS encoding nicotinate-nucleotide adenylyltransferase — protein sequence MSRQLLETDQKALEINLNPKIYGTFAEIGAGQEVARYFFQVGAAAGTIAKTMSAYDKVYSDQIYGTEPSGRYVCESRIHKMVDHEYELMVERLRHDRPDTNFFVFADTVAAINYSRTIKGNGWLGLRFQLDPAAGTHNDLLLHVRMLDNDNQLQQQAIGILGVNMIYGAYHYQDDPETLIQSLLDGLKGRVAIDMIVLDGPEFPVDNRLLSLWLVKHGLTDITMFNPAGRSIHASEFLYRKSVMVVRGSFRPITLVNEDMMRAGYQQFRESEGIDPAKSFLLTELTLDNLQASSELNERDYLHRATLLNAAGQTVIISNYDRYGDLIEYLSNYRVAPVGIVLGVNELLQLITDKYNNNQDGRLLAAFGEIFTRNVKLYVYPAQQQGSADLMTAQNVPIPEGVKFLYKHLLDSGQIVDIQDVRADNLNVYSRDVLASIQAGDEGWEDKVPSKIARLIKEKNLFGFPAEKLSFEY from the coding sequence ATGTCCAGACAGCTACTAGAAACCGATCAGAAAGCCCTCGAGATCAACCTGAACCCGAAGATCTACGGCACCTTCGCCGAGATCGGAGCCGGACAGGAAGTCGCCCGTTACTTTTTCCAGGTCGGGGCCGCCGCCGGGACGATCGCCAAGACGATGAGCGCCTACGATAAGGTGTACTCCGACCAGATCTACGGCACGGAACCGAGCGGGCGCTACGTGTGTGAGAGCCGGATCCACAAAATGGTGGACCACGAGTACGAACTGATGGTGGAACGCCTCCGCCACGACCGGCCGGACACCAACTTTTTCGTTTTCGCGGACACGGTAGCGGCGATCAATTACAGCCGGACGATCAAGGGCAACGGTTGGCTCGGCCTACGTTTTCAACTGGACCCGGCCGCCGGAACCCACAACGACCTGCTCCTCCACGTGCGGATGCTCGACAACGATAACCAGCTGCAGCAGCAGGCCATTGGTATCCTCGGCGTGAACATGATCTACGGCGCCTACCACTACCAGGATGACCCCGAAACGCTGATCCAGAGCCTCCTCGATGGGCTAAAGGGCCGCGTCGCCATCGACATGATCGTGCTGGATGGCCCCGAATTTCCGGTAGATAACCGACTACTAAGTTTGTGGCTGGTGAAGCACGGTCTGACGGACATCACGATGTTCAACCCCGCCGGGCGCAGTATTCACGCCAGCGAATTTTTGTACCGCAAGTCGGTGATGGTCGTGCGCGGAAGCTTCCGGCCCATTACGTTGGTGAACGAGGACATGATGCGCGCCGGCTACCAACAGTTCCGGGAAAGCGAGGGCATCGACCCCGCCAAAAGCTTCCTGCTGACCGAACTTACGTTGGATAACCTCCAGGCCAGCTCCGAACTCAACGAAAGGGATTACCTCCACCGCGCTACGCTGCTGAATGCGGCGGGGCAAACGGTGATCATCTCCAATTACGACCGTTACGGCGATCTGATCGAGTACCTCTCCAACTACCGGGTGGCGCCGGTGGGGATCGTCCTCGGGGTGAATGAACTCCTGCAACTCATCACCGATAAGTACAACAATAATCAGGACGGCCGCTTGCTCGCCGCATTCGGGGAGATCTTTACCCGCAACGTAAAACTGTACGTCTACCCCGCTCAACAACAGGGTTCTGCTGACCTGATGACGGCCCAAAACGTACCCATCCCCGAAGGCGTAAAGTTCCTCTATAAGCACCTGTTGGACAGCGGGCAGATCGTGGATATCCAGGACGTGCGCGCCGACAACCTCAACGTGTACAGCCGCGACGTGCTGGCCTCCATCCAGGCCGGCGACGAAGGCTGGGAGGATAAGGTGCCCTCAAAAATTGCGCGCCTGATCAAGGAAAAGAACCTGTTTGGCTTCCCGGCGGAGAAATTATCGTTCGAATATTAA
- a CDS encoding DUF421 domain-containing protein, translating to MENWLISSPATLLITVVSVLIIMSVLLVSIRLFGLRSLAKMSSVDFASTIAIGSILASTMMNTDSSLLKGTVAILATLGFQQVFSKLKRDSDAIEAIAENSPKYLMIGTEIIKENLEASGVTHADLMAKLREANVLRFSEIKYVVFETTGDVSVLHGSQDVTVEEEILKDVVR from the coding sequence ATGGAAAACTGGCTCATCAGCTCCCCCGCTACCTTACTCATTACGGTTGTTTCCGTACTGATCATCATGTCGGTACTACTCGTATCGATCAGATTATTTGGGCTACGCTCACTAGCGAAGATGTCCAGCGTGGACTTTGCATCTACGATCGCTATCGGCTCCATCTTGGCCTCCACCATGATGAATACCGACTCTTCCTTACTGAAGGGAACGGTCGCCATTTTAGCGACCCTTGGATTTCAACAGGTTTTCTCCAAACTCAAACGGGATTCGGATGCCATTGAAGCCATTGCGGAGAATAGCCCGAAATACCTCATGATCGGGACCGAGATCATCAAAGAAAACCTGGAAGCCAGCGGCGTTACCCATGCCGACCTCATGGCCAAACTCCGCGAGGCGAACGTGCTGCGGTTCAGTGAGATCAAGTACGTCGTTTTCGAAACCACCGGGGACGTCAGCGTGCTCCACGGTAGCCAGGACGTGACCGTGGAAGAGGAAATTCTGAAGGACGTTGTACGCTAA
- a CDS encoding CBS domain-containing protein: MGEERVNVPTKQSRAEFTRHLLQDVQALEYMLKNQWFETDTIRIGAEQEMCLVDKKTLKPTPKNISILERLKEHPWATTEIAQFNIESNLSPQKFTGDALRLMETENRYQLDTICKAAEKKNAKVVLTGILPTLRKFDLEETNLTPKPRYKALMEAIKALKKPGKDFELRLAGIDELRIRHDSPLMEACNTSFQVHLQVTPDTFAPLYNIAQAVTAPVLGMAANSPLVFGKRLWHESRIALFQQALDVRTSQDHLRQPEPRVSFGNDWLDSSILEIYKEDISRYRVLLGDTITENSLDMVARKEIPKLRALQIHNGTVYRWNRPCYGISDNGMPHLRIEARVIPAGPTVVDQIANAAFWLGCVVGMAHEIKDIRQHMSFADVKDNFVKAAQFGIDTQFTWFNNEKISCCDLVLNKLLPIARKGLELQGIVPQDIDRYLGVIEGRALAQQNGARWLLKSYTELDASVNQDESLTIITAAMIKRQMSEKPVHTWSLPKAEDLRSYRPAGLRVEEFMETDLFTVHEDDLIDLVADLIEWRRLRYIPVEDDQGHLCGLITTRKLLRYYTRKGRPDAPEGKFVTVKDLMIPDPKTISPQNTIKEAMIIMRGEKLGCLPVLKGEHGELVGIITEMDFLRVSGRLLERMK; the protein is encoded by the coding sequence ATGGGAGAAGAAAGAGTAAACGTACCTACTAAACAAAGCCGGGCGGAATTTACCCGCCACCTGTTGCAGGACGTCCAGGCATTAGAATACATGCTGAAGAACCAGTGGTTCGAAACGGACACCATCCGCATCGGCGCCGAGCAGGAGATGTGCCTCGTCGATAAGAAAACCCTCAAGCCGACGCCCAAGAATATTTCCATTCTCGAGCGGCTGAAGGAACACCCCTGGGCCACCACTGAGATTGCCCAGTTCAACATTGAATCCAACCTCAGCCCCCAAAAGTTTACGGGCGACGCCCTTCGGCTGATGGAAACGGAGAACCGTTACCAATTGGACACCATCTGCAAAGCGGCTGAAAAGAAGAATGCAAAAGTGGTGCTCACGGGTATCCTTCCCACCCTCCGGAAATTCGACCTGGAAGAAACCAACCTGACGCCAAAACCGCGCTACAAGGCACTGATGGAAGCCATCAAGGCCCTCAAGAAACCGGGAAAGGACTTTGAGCTGCGCCTGGCCGGCATCGACGAACTACGGATCCGCCACGACAGCCCCTTAATGGAAGCCTGTAACACCAGCTTCCAGGTCCACCTACAAGTAACGCCGGATACCTTTGCGCCCCTGTACAATATCGCTCAGGCGGTGACGGCGCCCGTCCTGGGGATGGCCGCCAACAGCCCCCTCGTTTTCGGCAAACGCTTGTGGCACGAAAGCCGAATCGCCCTTTTCCAGCAGGCGCTCGACGTGCGGACTTCGCAGGACCACCTCCGCCAACCCGAACCACGGGTGAGTTTCGGTAACGACTGGCTTGATAGCAGCATCCTGGAGATCTACAAGGAAGACATCTCCCGCTACCGCGTCCTCCTCGGGGATACCATCACGGAGAACAGCCTGGACATGGTGGCGCGAAAGGAAATTCCGAAACTCCGCGCCCTGCAGATTCACAACGGTACCGTTTACCGCTGGAACCGGCCCTGCTACGGCATCAGCGATAACGGTATGCCCCACCTCCGCATCGAGGCCCGGGTTATCCCCGCCGGCCCCACCGTGGTGGATCAGATCGCCAACGCCGCCTTCTGGTTGGGCTGCGTTGTAGGCATGGCCCACGAGATCAAAGATATTCGCCAACACATGAGCTTTGCGGACGTGAAGGACAACTTCGTTAAGGCCGCCCAATTCGGTATTGATACCCAGTTCACCTGGTTCAACAACGAGAAGATCAGTTGCTGCGACCTCGTCCTCAATAAGTTATTACCCATCGCTCGTAAAGGCTTAGAACTGCAGGGCATTGTCCCACAGGATATTGACCGTTACCTAGGGGTTATTGAAGGCCGTGCCCTGGCCCAACAAAATGGTGCGCGGTGGCTACTCAAATCCTACACGGAACTGGACGCCAGTGTCAACCAGGATGAAAGCCTGACCATCATCACGGCGGCGATGATCAAACGGCAGATGTCTGAAAAGCCCGTTCACACCTGGTCCCTCCCTAAAGCTGAGGACCTCCGGAGTTACCGCCCGGCCGGCTTGCGGGTAGAGGAGTTCATGGAAACGGACCTCTTCACCGTCCACGAAGATGATCTGATCGACCTCGTCGCCGACCTCATTGAATGGCGGCGGCTCCGCTACATCCCCGTGGAGGACGACCAAGGCCACCTCTGTGGCCTCATCACCACCCGTAAGTTATTGCGTTACTACACCCGCAAAGGACGGCCGGATGCGCCCGAAGGTAAGTTCGTCACCGTCAAGGATTTAATGATCCCGGACCCGAAGACGATCTCCCCCCAAAACACGATCAAGGAGGCCATGATCATCATGCGGGGCGAAAAATTAGGTTGCCTTCCCGTGCTAAAGGGGGAACACGGCGAGCTCGTAGGGATTATAACGGAGATGGATTTTCTCCGCGTCAGTGGTCGCCTGCTGGAGCGGATGAAATGA
- a CDS encoding CotH kinase family protein, whose product MKPSIPILKANRMTLVVLYLLLASQTAVAQTDFTSTLPILIIDTDGQGIQDEPKVTARLGVIDNGPGQTNRPTDDWNEYDGFIGIEGRGSSSQALFPKIGYGFETRDADGEDRQVSLLGFPKEEDWILHGPYSDKSLIRNALTYHLAGQFMAWAPRVRMVEVIIDGDYRGVYLFTERIKRDKNRIDIAKLSEDENAGDDLTGGYIIKIDKPTGEAGDKPFFFTSDFRAGTMRQWAITYLYHYPKPDDITAEQRTYIQGFMADFEGALAGDDFLEPISGYKPFVDLQSFVDFFIVNELTRNVDGYRISTYLYKDKDSNDARLKMGSVWDFNIALGNANYCQGANTAGWAIDFNIVCDYDQRQVPFWWKRMLEDPAFVTLLQERWTELRRSHLSNGQVFGTIDSLTAEMTDAVDRNFERWPVLEGKYVWPNAFQGRTYASEVAYLEGWLTERLAWLDAAIPALETGLPEEVDPIMILSPNPTAGIAYFNNFSESELELVEVYSATGQLLQSVTHPPVNSGVDLSGYPSGTYVVLAVLKGGDVRYDRVVRR is encoded by the coding sequence ATGAAGCCGTCCATTCCAATTCTAAAGGCGAACCGTATGACCCTCGTGGTCCTCTACTTGCTTCTGGCTTCCCAAACCGCCGTAGCCCAGACGGACTTCACCTCCACCCTCCCTATCCTGATCATCGATACGGACGGCCAGGGCATCCAGGATGAGCCCAAGGTGACGGCGCGGTTAGGCGTCATCGATAACGGACCGGGCCAGACGAACCGCCCCACCGACGACTGGAATGAATACGATGGCTTCATCGGCATTGAGGGCCGCGGCTCCTCCAGCCAGGCCCTGTTCCCCAAGATCGGCTACGGCTTTGAGACACGGGATGCCGACGGCGAAGACCGCCAAGTCAGCCTCCTCGGTTTTCCGAAGGAAGAGGATTGGATCCTGCACGGTCCCTACTCCGACAAGTCCCTCATCCGCAATGCCCTGACCTATCACCTCGCGGGGCAATTCATGGCCTGGGCACCCCGCGTCCGCATGGTGGAAGTCATCATCGACGGCGACTACCGCGGCGTCTACCTCTTTACCGAAAGGATCAAACGGGACAAGAATCGGATCGACATCGCTAAACTCTCCGAGGACGAAAATGCGGGCGATGACCTGACCGGCGGGTACATCATCAAGATCGACAAGCCCACCGGGGAAGCGGGGGACAAGCCCTTCTTCTTTACCTCCGACTTTCGGGCCGGGACCATGCGCCAGTGGGCCATCACCTACTTGTACCACTACCCTAAGCCGGACGACATCACCGCCGAGCAACGCACCTACATCCAGGGCTTCATGGCGGACTTTGAGGGCGCCCTCGCCGGCGATGATTTCCTCGAACCCATCAGTGGCTACAAACCCTTCGTCGACCTGCAATCCTTCGTGGACTTCTTCATCGTTAACGAGCTCACCCGCAACGTGGATGGCTACCGCATCAGCACCTACCTCTACAAGGATAAGGACAGCAACGACGCACGGCTGAAGATGGGTTCCGTTTGGGATTTTAACATCGCGCTGGGCAACGCCAACTACTGCCAGGGCGCGAATACCGCCGGCTGGGCGATCGACTTCAATATTGTTTGCGACTACGACCAACGGCAGGTCCCCTTCTGGTGGAAACGCATGCTGGAGGACCCCGCCTTCGTCACCCTCCTTCAGGAGCGCTGGACCGAGCTAAGGCGAAGCCACCTGAGCAACGGGCAAGTCTTTGGTACCATCGATTCCCTGACGGCGGAAATGACGGATGCCGTAGATCGCAACTTCGAGCGTTGGCCCGTCCTGGAGGGCAAATACGTTTGGCCCAATGCATTTCAGGGCCGGACTTACGCCAGTGAAGTCGCCTACCTTGAGGGCTGGCTCACCGAACGCTTGGCCTGGCTCGATGCGGCCATTCCCGCCCTGGAAACCGGCCTTCCCGAAGAGGTTGACCCGATCATGATTCTGAGCCCCAACCCTACGGCCGGCATCGCTTACTTCAACAATTTCAGCGAATCAGAGCTCGAACTGGTCGAAGTGTATTCGGCCACCGGCCAATTGCTGCAATCCGTAACCCACCCACCAGTCAATTCGGGAGTGGACTTAAGTGGCTACCCATCTGGCACCTACGTCGTACTGGCGGTGCTTAAGGGGGGAGATGTCCGTTACGACCGGGTAGTGCGGCGCTAG
- the apaG gene encoding Co2+/Mg2+ efflux protein ApaG codes for MATLTTNEVTVTADSAYQDQYSEPVRNQFVFSYRIQVRNVSGRPVQLLARRWTVISGTGERKQVEGEGVVGQQPIIQPGQTYEYTSWVQFETAVGAMEGSYIMAREDRRGREQLFEVEVPRFVHVAPEVLN; via the coding sequence ATGGCTACCCTGACAACTAACGAAGTAACGGTCACCGCTGATAGCGCTTACCAGGACCAGTACAGCGAGCCGGTGCGGAACCAATTCGTCTTCTCCTACCGGATCCAGGTCCGCAACGTCTCCGGCCGCCCGGTCCAGCTCCTGGCCCGCCGTTGGACGGTCATCAGCGGTACCGGCGAGCGTAAGCAGGTGGAAGGGGAAGGAGTCGTCGGCCAGCAACCCATCATTCAGCCCGGCCAGACTTACGAGTACACGAGCTGGGTCCAGTTCGAGACCGCCGTTGGCGCCATGGAAGGTAGCTACATCATGGCCCGCGAAGACCGCCGTGGCCGGGAACAACTCTTTGAAGTAGAAGTCCCCCGTTTCGTGCACGTAGCACCGGAGGTATTGAACTGA
- a CDS encoding DUF3127 domain-containing protein, which yields MSFEITGTLVKKYEVETKGESFRVRDFVIKANDGGQYDNFVKFQTTQDRTALVDDINEGDEIKVHFDLRGRQWQDKYFTNLNAWRVENLAGASGAASAPKTEAPSFTDVPAAGSEPAAEATDDLPF from the coding sequence ATGTCTTTCGAAATTACTGGAACCCTCGTCAAAAAGTATGAAGTGGAAACGAAGGGAGAGTCCTTCCGCGTTCGCGACTTCGTGATCAAAGCCAATGACGGTGGCCAGTACGACAACTTCGTAAAATTCCAAACTACGCAGGACCGTACCGCACTCGTGGACGACATCAACGAAGGGGATGAGATCAAGGTGCACTTTGACCTCCGCGGCCGCCAGTGGCAGGATAAGTACTTCACCAACCTCAACGCCTGGCGCGTAGAAAACCTGGCTGGTGCCTCCGGTGCTGCTTCGGCCCCGAAGACGGAAGCTCCCAGCTTCACGGACGTCCCCGCCGCCGGCAGCGAACCCGCCGCTGAGGCAACGGACGATCTTCCGTTCTAA
- a CDS encoding Fur family transcriptional regulator produces MQSKASTDIEVVKELFTNHLRERKARRTPERYAILEEIYSRDDHFDAESLYIHMKTNNYRVSRATVYNTLELLVSCDLVKKHQFGKNLAQYEKSYGYKQHDHLICNDCGKVLEFCDPRVQQIKNMMGEILNFNVTSHSLNLYGDCDGGCEKTRG; encoded by the coding sequence ATGCAGAGCAAGGCCAGTACCGACATCGAGGTTGTCAAGGAACTCTTCACCAACCACCTGCGGGAGCGCAAAGCCCGGCGAACGCCCGAACGCTACGCGATCCTGGAAGAGATCTACAGCCGCGACGACCACTTCGACGCGGAGAGTCTCTACATCCACATGAAGACCAACAACTACCGCGTATCCCGCGCCACGGTCTACAACACGTTGGAATTACTGGTGAGCTGCGACCTCGTCAAGAAGCACCAATTCGGCAAGAATTTGGCCCAGTACGAGAAGAGTTACGGCTACAAGCAGCACGACCACCTGATCTGTAATGACTGCGGTAAAGTGCTCGAATTCTGCGACCCGCGCGTCCAGCAGATCAAGAACATGATGGGGGAGATCCTCAACTTCAATGTGACCTCGCACTCCCTCAATCTGTACGGCGATTGCGACGGCGGATGCGAGAAAACACGGGGTTAA
- a CDS encoding bifunctional (p)ppGpp synthetase/guanosine-3',5'-bis(diphosphate) 3'-pyrophosphohydrolase produces MAEVIETTVEEQAGLRTAYDEMIATLAKTPNEADLEQMGRAYDLANYSHRYQRRKSGEPYMYHPIAVARICAEEIGLGPTAICAALLHDVVEDTPVTLADIRDQFGDRIAQMVGGLTKLDSAYSDESKQAANFKKVLSTLVDDVRIVLIKMADRLHNMRTIKSMPEHKQFKIAAETSYIYAPLAHRLGLYNFRSEFLDLCMKVLERDEYQAVARKLQETKRTREGYIDRFIQPLREGLDELGYTYRIFGRPKSIYSIANKIKKKQVPFEQIYDLFAVRIIMDVPPKKEKLACWSAYTVVTDVYKGVPERLKDWVTLPKSNGYESLHTTVVGPDARFVEVQIRSERMNEIAERGFAAHWKYKGVSDQPDVYEQWFDSVRDILDDPTSDSVQFLGDFRANNFFNEEVYVWTPDGDMRTLPKGATALDFAFSVHTEVGYHTQSVLRDEKIVPLSYELQNGDRLKVITNKQQKPNEGWLKMVVTGKARSKIRQALKAERKAAGELGKEALYRKLKNMRINDIPAAVEVLAKHHFENSHLEMFFALAEEHVTIAQLLEPFIVEAGKLTPKAVELPPEEPRDPATIRRSRANKVEGHSKLLINGEPGDQLEYSMASCCNPVQGDQVFAYLTTGAGLKIHRSTCPNAQNLMANYGYRIMKAEWVSTSQSSFVVDLRLTGLDSGTGVIERISHEITELGLNIRSFNISGNDGFYEANVSLLVRNTDQLYLAMQSLKNLAYVSTVSRV; encoded by the coding sequence ATGGCGGAAGTAATCGAAACGACGGTAGAAGAGCAGGCGGGGCTACGCACGGCCTACGACGAGATGATCGCCACCCTGGCCAAAACGCCCAACGAGGCCGACCTCGAACAGATGGGCCGCGCCTACGACCTGGCCAACTACAGCCACCGCTACCAACGGCGGAAATCGGGCGAGCCTTACATGTACCACCCCATCGCCGTAGCGCGGATCTGCGCCGAGGAGATTGGCCTTGGCCCCACCGCTATCTGCGCGGCGTTACTGCACGACGTCGTGGAAGACACCCCCGTTACACTCGCCGATATCCGCGACCAGTTTGGCGACCGCATCGCCCAGATGGTAGGCGGCCTTACGAAGCTGGACAGCGCCTACTCCGACGAATCCAAGCAGGCCGCTAACTTCAAAAAGGTACTGAGCACGCTGGTGGACGATGTCCGCATCGTCCTCATCAAAATGGCGGACCGGCTGCATAATATGCGGACGATCAAGTCCATGCCCGAGCACAAGCAGTTCAAGATCGCGGCCGAAACAAGCTACATCTACGCGCCGCTCGCCCACCGCCTGGGGCTGTACAATTTCCGGTCGGAATTCCTCGATCTCTGCATGAAGGTCCTCGAACGCGACGAGTACCAAGCCGTCGCCCGCAAGCTGCAGGAAACGAAACGGACGCGGGAGGGCTACATCGACCGTTTCATCCAACCCCTCCGCGAAGGGCTCGACGAGCTGGGCTACACCTACCGGATCTTCGGCCGGCCGAAGTCGATCTACTCCATTGCCAACAAGATCAAAAAGAAGCAGGTCCCCTTCGAACAGATCTACGACCTCTTTGCCGTCCGCATCATCATGGACGTGCCACCCAAGAAGGAGAAACTGGCCTGCTGGAGCGCCTACACGGTGGTGACGGACGTGTACAAGGGCGTCCCCGAACGCCTCAAGGACTGGGTTACGCTGCCCAAATCCAACGGCTACGAAAGCCTGCACACGACGGTCGTGGGCCCCGACGCCCGCTTCGTAGAAGTACAGATCCGCAGCGAACGGATGAACGAGATCGCCGAACGCGGTTTCGCCGCCCACTGGAAGTACAAGGGCGTGAGCGACCAACCGGACGTCTACGAACAGTGGTTCGATTCCGTGCGGGACATCCTCGACGACCCGACGTCGGATTCCGTCCAATTCCTGGGTGACTTCCGGGCCAATAACTTCTTCAACGAAGAGGTCTACGTCTGGACGCCCGACGGTGACATGCGCACCCTGCCGAAGGGCGCCACGGCCTTAGATTTTGCTTTTTCCGTCCACACCGAAGTTGGCTACCACACCCAGAGCGTTTTGCGCGATGAAAAGATCGTCCCCCTCAGCTACGAGTTACAGAACGGCGATCGGCTTAAAGTCATTACCAACAAGCAGCAAAAGCCGAACGAAGGGTGGCTGAAGATGGTCGTCACCGGGAAGGCGCGGTCGAAGATTCGCCAGGCACTCAAGGCGGAGCGAAAAGCTGCCGGTGAGTTGGGCAAGGAAGCCCTTTACCGGAAGCTGAAGAACATGCGGATCAACGACATCCCCGCCGCCGTGGAAGTGCTGGCCAAGCACCACTTCGAGAACAGCCATTTGGAGATGTTCTTCGCGCTGGCCGAGGAGCACGTCACCATCGCGCAGTTGCTGGAGCCCTTCATCGTGGAAGCGGGCAAGCTTACGCCGAAGGCCGTCGAGCTACCACCGGAGGAGCCGCGCGATCCGGCGACCATCCGCCGCAGCCGGGCGAATAAGGTGGAGGGGCACTCCAAACTCCTCATCAACGGCGAGCCGGGCGACCAGCTCGAGTACTCCATGGCCAGTTGCTGCAACCCGGTGCAGGGCGACCAGGTCTTCGCCTACCTCACCACGGGCGCCGGCCTGAAGATCCACCGCAGCACCTGCCCCAACGCGCAGAATCTGATGGCCAACTACGGCTACCGCATTATGAAAGCGGAGTGGGTCAGCACGAGCCAGAGCAGTTTCGTTGTCGACCTTCGCCTGACGGGGCTGGACAGCGGGACGGGCGTGATCGAGCGCATCAGCCACGAGATCACGGAGTTGGGCCTGAACATCCGCAGCTTCAACATCTCTGGCAACGATGGTTTTTACGAGGCCAACGTGTCGCTGCTCGTCCGGAATACCGACCAATTGTACCTCGCCATGCAGTCGCTCAAAAACTTAGCTTACGTCTCAACCGTTTCCCGGGTGTAG
- a CDS encoding M48 family metallopeptidase: MKHKRALDAIPGGVQSALIFSPPDMCEGEDSIYAESDDLIKRFWKQMMDEHGTAQKIPGKPRRTLQKAGPAGDHEWGSCTAKGKLILNTELIRAPRGCIEYVIVHELCHLAHHNHGKAFQALQAREYPAWVKWKRVLEERMV, encoded by the coding sequence GTGAAGCACAAACGCGCCCTCGATGCCATCCCCGGCGGCGTGCAATCGGCCCTGATCTTCAGCCCGCCCGACATGTGCGAGGGCGAAGACAGCATCTACGCCGAGAGCGACGACCTGATCAAGCGTTTCTGGAAACAGATGATGGACGAGCACGGCACGGCCCAAAAAATACCAGGAAAACCTCGTCGAACGCTTCAAAAAGCAGGACCGGCCGGAGATCATGAGTGGGGCAGCTGCACGGCGAAAGGCAAGCTCATCCTGAATACGGAGTTGATCCGTGCCCCGCGTGGCTGCATTGAGTACGTGATCGTCCACGAGCTATGCCACCTGGCCCACCACAACCACGGGAAGGCGTTTCAGGCCCTGCAGGCGCGGGAGTATCCGGCGTGGGTGAAGTGGAAGCGGGTGTTGGAGGAGCGGATGGTGTAG